The Clostridium sporogenes genome contains a region encoding:
- a CDS encoding NfeD family protein yields the protein MWSNFSIIVWIIIGTAALLLDLATSSFLFVWFTLGAIAALIVQILGYSMFTQIIVFVLISILCMVLGYPMVKKIIKKQENSILSIEKNYIGEIFIADKDIKDEGVLKFQGVYWRVTNSGDYIKKGDKVKIISVKGNKIFIEKVEEE from the coding sequence ATGTGGAGCAATTTTAGTATTATTGTTTGGATAATAATTGGAACTGCTGCTTTACTATTAGATCTTGCTACTAGTTCTTTTTTATTTGTTTGGTTCACTTTAGGGGCTATAGCTGCACTTATAGTTCAAATATTAGGATATTCTATGTTTACACAAATTATTGTTTTTGTATTAATTAGTATTTTATGTATGGTATTAGGTTATCCAATGGTAAAGAAAATTATTAAGAAACAGGAGAACTCTATATTATCTATTGAAAAAAATTATATTGGAGAAATTTTTATTGCAGATAAAGATATAAAAGATGAGGGGGTGCTAAAGTTCCAAGGAGTATATTGGAGAGTCACGAATAGTGGAGATTATATAAAAAAGGGAGATAAGGTAAAAATAATCTCAGTAAAAGGTAACAAAATTTTTATTGAAAAAGTAGAGGAGGAATAA
- a CDS encoding SPFH domain-containing protein, whose protein sequence is MAILTIVLLVIILVTFLLSIKVVNTGYVSIVERFGKYHRTLEPGWHIIMPFADFVRKKVSTKQQIIDIDPQSVITQDNVKISIDNVIFYKIMNSKDAVYNIEDYKAGITYSTITNMRNIVGNMTLDEVLSGRDKINSKLLEQIDEITDAYGIKILSVEIKNIDPPREIQEAMEKQMRAERDKRAAILQAEGEKQSEIARAEGEKQAKILQSEAEKEANIRRAEGLRESQLLEAEGKARAIEQIANAESEAIRKVNASIIESGTNEVVIALKQVDALKEMAKNPANKLILPNETLSSLGSIAAIGDLLNKDNK, encoded by the coding sequence ATGGCGATACTTACAATTGTATTATTAGTTATTATATTAGTAACATTTTTACTGTCTATAAAAGTTGTAAATACAGGTTATGTTTCTATAGTAGAAAGATTTGGTAAATATCATAGAACCTTGGAGCCAGGTTGGCATATAATTATGCCCTTTGCAGACTTTGTAAGAAAAAAAGTTTCTACGAAACAACAAATCATAGATATAGATCCACAGAGTGTTATTACACAGGATAATGTAAAAATATCTATAGATAATGTTATATTTTATAAAATAATGAACTCTAAAGATGCGGTTTACAATATTGAAGACTATAAAGCAGGTATAACATATTCCACTATAACAAATATGAGAAATATAGTAGGTAATATGACTTTAGATGAAGTTTTATCAGGAAGAGATAAAATAAATTCAAAATTACTTGAACAAATAGATGAAATTACAGATGCTTATGGTATTAAAATTTTATCTGTAGAAATAAAAAATATAGATCCACCAAGAGAAATACAAGAAGCTATGGAAAAACAAATGAGAGCAGAAAGAGATAAGAGAGCTGCTATACTTCAAGCAGAAGGGGAAAAACAATCAGAAATAGCAAGAGCAGAAGGGGAAAAGCAAGCTAAAATATTACAATCAGAAGCAGAGAAAGAAGCTAATATAAGAAGAGCAGAAGGATTAAGAGAATCTCAATTATTAGAAGCAGAAGGTAAAGCTAGAGCTATAGAACAAATAGCTAATGCAGAATCAGAAGCTATAAGAAAGGTTAATGCATCTATAATAGAATCAGGAACAAATGAAGTAGTTATTGCTTTAAAACAAGTAGACGCACTAAAAGAAATGGCTAAAAATCCAGCTAATAAATTAATATTACCAAATGAAACATTATCTTCATTAGGTAGCATTGCTGCTATAGGTGATTTGTTAAATAAAGATAATAAATAA
- a CDS encoding aminopeptidase P family protein: MNKEFFMRNRKNLGESIEEGIIVIFAGKAPYKSADETYPFTPNRNFYYLTGIEEEQIILVITKKNKETKEHLYIQRPDPIMARWVGATISEKEAKNISGIENIEYVDKFFDDFPIFINRSGFNKVYLDLERREWEENFTPAQIFAKELKEKYPYVKIENIYKNICYLRTIKSEEEIELIKKAIDITKEGIYNMMKNIKPNMMEYEVEAYFDFSLKKNGVTDYAFETIAAAGKNATVLHYSENNCKIENNSLILCDLGAQYKYYNGDITRTFPANGKFTERQKEVYKVVLEANKAIIKNAKSGVTFKEIEEITKKTLIEGCKKLGILQDEKELRKYYFHSFGHYLGLDTHDVGSYEVELKPGMVITNEPGLYIEEEGIGIRIEDDLLITENGCEVLSKDIIKSIEEIENFMK, from the coding sequence GTGAATAAAGAATTTTTTATGAGAAACAGAAAAAACTTAGGGGAGAGTATAGAAGAGGGGATAATTGTTATATTTGCAGGCAAGGCACCTTATAAGTCAGCAGACGAAACCTATCCATTTACACCTAACAGAAACTTTTATTATTTAACTGGAATAGAAGAGGAACAGATAATATTAGTTATAACTAAAAAAAATAAAGAAACAAAAGAACATTTATATATACAAAGACCGGATCCAATAATGGCAAGATGGGTAGGGGCAACCATTAGTGAAAAAGAAGCTAAAAATATAAGTGGAATAGAAAATATAGAATATGTGGATAAATTTTTTGATGATTTTCCGATCTTTATAAATAGAAGTGGGTTTAATAAAGTATACTTAGATTTAGAAAGAAGAGAGTGGGAAGAAAACTTTACACCGGCTCAAATTTTTGCTAAAGAATTAAAAGAAAAATATCCTTATGTAAAAATAGAAAATATCTATAAAAATATATGCTATTTAAGAACAATAAAAAGTGAAGAGGAGATAGAATTAATCAAAAAAGCTATAGATATAACTAAAGAAGGTATATATAACATGATGAAAAACATAAAGCCAAATATGATGGAATATGAAGTGGAAGCATATTTTGACTTTTCCTTAAAGAAAAATGGTGTTACAGATTATGCCTTTGAAACTATAGCAGCAGCTGGAAAAAATGCTACAGTGCTACATTATAGCGAAAATAATTGTAAAATAGAAAATAACTCTTTAATACTCTGTGATTTAGGAGCTCAATATAAATATTATAATGGTGATATAACAAGAACTTTTCCAGCCAATGGAAAGTTTACAGAAAGACAAAAGGAAGTATATAAAGTAGTTTTAGAAGCTAATAAAGCTATAATTAAAAATGCAAAATCAGGAGTTACCTTTAAAGAAATAGAAGAAATAACTAAAAAAACATTAATAGAAGGATGCAAAAAATTAGGAATATTACAAGATGAAAAAGAGTTAAGAAAATATTATTTTCATAGTTTTGGGCATTACTTAGGCTTAGATACTCATGATGTAGGAAGTTATGAAGTAGAATTAAAACCAGGTATGGTTATAACAAATGAACCAGGTCTTTATATAGAAGAAGAAGGTATTGGAATAAGAATAGAGGATGATTTATTAATAACAGAGAACGGGTGTGAAGTTTTAAGTAAGGATATAATTAAAAGTATAGAAGAAATAGAAAACTTCATGAAATAA